The genomic stretch GCTCCGGTTGCGGTATCCACGGCGGCAATGCTTTTCATTGACTGTCCATCAACGTTAAAAATCTCTCCTCCGAGATAGACTTTCCCATTTTGTGCAGCGAGGGACATACAGATATTATCCGGACCAGGGTTCCATGAAGTAAGAGTATCGGTAACGGTATCGAATGCGGCGGCATACTGGCGTGAAGCGGAACCAATCTGAGTGAAGAAACCGCTCAGGAAGATTTTCGATCCGGAAGAAGCCAGCGAATATACTCCGCCGCTATTCAGGACGGGATGCCATGAGAGAAGTGAACCATCACGTTTGTTCAGTGCTGCCACGTAAGACCGGCTGGTTGAGTTGACGGCCGTGAAATTGCCGCCGAGATATAACCTATCCCCGAGCACCTCCAAAGCGTACACGGCGCTGCTTGCGGTTCCCAACCAATTCGGGCTGAGTTCGGGACTCCCATTAAGTGTGTCGAATGCTGCGAGATTAGAAATCGAATACAAGCCTCCGACAAATGTAAAACTCCCGCCCGCGATTATTTTATCGCCTGCTGAAGCGATGGCGTTGACCGGGCCTCCCGTGACATTGGGGTTCCATGAAGTGACACGTCCCGTAGAAAAATCAATGGATGCCAGTCCGTTTCGCGTGGTCTGCCCGGCAGCGATGAAGAATCCTCCCGTGAAAATTGAAGTCCCCACTGGTGTAATTGTCCAGACATTCACTGTAGAGGGATAATTATAAAGTTTTGCATCCCATGTTGACGCGTTGCCTGTTGTCATATCTACCGCTGCCAGGTTATTGATACTCCTTCCGCCGATAGATGTAAAATTTCCGCCTACGAATAATTTCGTCCCCGATACAGCAAGCGCAGTTACGTTGTTGTTCGGATTGGGGTTCCATGATGATGCGAGGCCTGTACCGGTATCTATTGCCGCGAGATTGCTGACCGAACTCCCGCCGATCGAAGTGAATGAGCCACCGACGAACACGTTGCTCCCCGAGACGGCGAGAACGCTTGCATAGCCTCCGCCGCCCGACATTGTCGCACCGGGATTCCAACCCGTGACTACATTCCCGGCTTGATCGAATTTTATCAACCCATTTCTGTTGACACTGTCAATCATTGAGAACAATCCGGCAGCGTAAAGATATCCACCGGCGTAAACGAAACATGATATATGCCCCGAGCCGCTTGGGACCGTATTGTAAAAGGACCAATTCGTAGGATTGCCAGCCGTCGTATCGACAGAACCGATCGTCAAATGAAGTTGACTGTGCAAACCGGTGAAGTAACCTCCTATATAAACATAAGCGCCCATCTGCTGAAGCGCAGTCACTTCGTTATCGGCCTGGGGATCCCATGATAGAAGTGAACCATCCGAAATATTGAACGCCGCAGCGTGTCCGCGTGCCTGACCGGCAATCGAATCGAAAACTCCTCCAACATACAACCGATTTCCGGCGACCGACATCGTTTCCACGAAACTATTCGGCGCCGGGTTCCATGAATCAAGTGAACGATCTGCACGAACATGCGCCAGGTATTTTCTCGGCACACCGTTGATATAGAGGAACTGGCCGCCAACGTACAATCCACCTGAGCCGTCAGCCACGGAAGTCAGGACAAGATTTCCCATCGGATCGAACTTGGGGAACGTGCGATCGGGTACGGCTGTCCCCGTGTCCAAAAGCGCACCGGTACCGGTAGAGTATCCGATTTTTGTGAAGTTGCCCCCAAAATAGATTTTGTTTCCACTTACAACTACACAGTTCACCTGTCCATCCAAAGGCGAATCAAGCGTATCATTTAATGTTTGGGCTTCACCGACCGAGCATGTAAAACAAAGAAATAATATTTGCCCCAATGAAATCCATCTGGAAATCAACGCGAGTCGTCCCAAGTTCATGTCTCCTCCTCTTGTTATGACGTGATTGTCTAAGATAATTTGTCAATGATGATCCAGCATCTCAAGGTGGTAGTGGTACATGGTTCAATAACGAATTATGTGTATCGATGGTTCCTTTACACCATGGTGAAGTGAATTTCATCACACAAAGGAGACGTCACCTCATCGGCAATTCGAACAGG from Candidatus Acidiferrales bacterium encodes the following:
- a CDS encoding T9SS type A sorting domain-containing protein; amino-acid sequence: MNLGRLALISRWISLGQILFLCFTCSVGEAQTLNDTLDSPLDGQVNCVVVSGNKIYFGGNFTKIGYSTGTGALLDTGTAVPDRTFPKFDPMGNLVLTSVADGSGGLYVGGQFLYINGVPRKYLAHVRADRSLDSWNPAPNSFVETMSVAGNRLYVGGVFDSIAGQARGHAAAFNISDGSLLSWDPQADNEVTALQQMGAYVYIGGYFTGLHSQLHLTIGSVDTTAGNPTNWSFYNTVPSGSGHISCFVYAGGYLYAAGLFSMIDSVNRNGLIKFDQAGNVVTGWNPGATMSGGGGYASVLAVSGSNVFVGGSFTSIGGSSVSNLAAIDTGTGLASSWNPNPNNNVTALAVSGTKLFVGGNFTSIGGRSINNLAAVDMTTGNASTWDAKLYNYPSTVNVWTITPVGTSIFTGGFFIAAGQTTRNGLASIDFSTGRVTSWNPNVTGGPVNAIASAGDKIIAGGSFTFVGGLYSISNLAAFDTLNGSPELSPNWLGTASSAVYALEVLGDRLYLGGNFTAVNSTSRSYVAALNKRDGSLLSWHPVLNSGGVYSLASSGSKIFLSGFFTQIGSASRQYAAAFDTVTDTLTSWNPGPDNICMSLAAQNGKVYLGGEIFNVDGQSMKSIAAVDTATGALVPGFNANFTLAFTVDAIAVADTHLVIGGNFSSSYPPHRSALAYLNANTGSTNSFNAHENNDVGSGNVNALAIANHMFVVGGQFVALNYFPQSNLAVYSDSSINPSGDIPLDVEATDFEAKSDGGSVILSWRAQSEIDIAGYNILREDPGTEVFKIISGYLNNYHLKSDGASIGGRGYDYSDLRVVAGRTYVYEIQSVSLNGNAKVLATLSTTIGDPKAYALYQNYPNPFNPSTTIRFDLKEQSTVTLDIYNVLGQRVLENNYGTMNAGRYNENINMDRFASGVYLYRIAAQGNDGQKFVSIRKLVLMK